One part of the Clarias gariepinus isolate MV-2021 ecotype Netherlands chromosome 24, CGAR_prim_01v2, whole genome shotgun sequence genome encodes these proteins:
- the gtf2ird1 gene encoding general transcription factor II-I repeat domain-containing protein 1 isoform X10 has product MAQLRKPGCDGMRLNSRAELRGPQTSARHEILTSLVSALDSVCTAMSKLNAEVACVTVHEDSVIAVGTEKGRIFLNSRKEIQTDFHKFCRVSCLQALNSISSHAKVPDTESSRTGKDGLPPAKQQRALTDAHSNIFVLRKMVEEVFSVLYSEAVGKSSLVPVPYEWIQKEPGAVLVHGLPDGVTLRRPADYDTKTLMKILEQSNRIRFIVKRVPDEAQRDGKSCPETNHHPSPAVKSASNHTPVKTPAQEVPASSSMLSSFLYGMPVPSQTHPDAKGDPKPSVLHTLVKERQAAWAPVDEKATPPKEATDNGERIALAGDVVQSPPSIHISKRLLFSIVHEKSEKWDAFIRETEDINTLRECVQILFNSRYAEALGLDHMVPVPYRKIACDPEAVEIIGIPDKIPFKRPCTYGVPKLKRILEERHGVRFVVRRMFDERIFTAAGKVAKEEGKQDGSSPEDGFPEGLRVPSSALELVSNTHSSRSTSSCVSPLADCEAGPSGDCVPLKKVKTEPPDGEIIQVTVPENTAAPEEPNEPQVELVTPDLRRPLEPLAVEELVQKSASQGLKRVVEEDIGEMILQLRKQVESLFSTKYAEALGLPEPVKVPYSKFQMYPEDLYVTGLPEGITFRRPNCFGAAKLRKILSSSNQIQFFINRPDLLTETQLKHEPPSQAICDPECDPKDSLLEDPGPAAKRPGFLDSLEAKLSRIDLANTLREQVQDLFNRKYGEALGIKYPVQVPYKRIKSNPGSVIIEGLPPGIPFRKPCTFGSQNLERILAVADKISFTIMRPFQGLIPKPAPRRITLLKKAYSSISEEEDINRMGEKVILREQVKELFNKKYGEALGLDRPVVVPYKLIRASPDSLEVCGLPEDILFRNPNTYDIIRLEKILEARDDITINIKTPLQPFVQLCPQTSSSESNEVAVNRRKRKRVLDSSRSVPAPGADPANSTNQIPVMQWPMYMVDYSGVNVQVPGKVKY; this is encoded by the exons ATGGCGCAGCTGCGGAAGCCGGGCTGTGACGGGATGAGACTGAACTCTCGTGCCGAGCTCCGCGGGCCACAGACATCTGCCAGACACGAAATCCTCACCAGCTTAGTGTCGGCGCTGGACTCTGTG TGCACCGCTATGTCCAAGCTGAACGCGGAGGTGGCCTGCGTCACCGTGCACGAGGATAGTGTGATCGCTGTAGGAACAGAAAAAGGGAGAATTTTCCTCAATTCCAGGAAAGAAATCCAGACAGACTTTCACAAATTCTGCA GGGTCTCCTGTCTGCAGGCATTAAATTCAATCAGCTCCCACGCCAAAGTTCCAGATACAGAAAGCAGCCGGACTGGTAAAGATGGTTTACCACCAGCTAAACAGCAGCGAGCCTTAACAGACGCTCACTCCAATATCTTTGTCCTGAGGAAGATGGTGGAAGAAGTCTTCAGCGTACTTTATA GTGAGGCTGTAGGGAAGAGCAGCCTGGTCCCCGTGCCTTATGAGTGGATTCAGAAAGAGCCTGGTGCTGTGCTCGTTCACGGCCTCCCCGATGGTGTGACCCTTAGAAGACCTGCTGATTACGACACCAAGACCTTAATGAAGATCCTGGAGCAGAGCAACCGCATTCGCTTTATCGTCAAACG AGTGCCAGACGAGGCCCAGCGCGATGGTAAATCCTGTCCGGAAACCAATCACCACCCCTCTCCTGCTGTTAAGAGTGCCAGCAACCACACGCCTGTTAAAACCCCCGCACAGGAAGTGCCTGCTAGCAGCTCCATGCTCTCCAGCTTCCTGTATGGAATGCCTGTGCCTTCCCAGACACACCCAGATGCTAAGGGCGATCCGAAGCCCTCGGTGCTGCACACCCTCGTCAAGGAACGGCAAGCAGCCTGGGCACCAGTCGACGAGAAGGCCACTCCACCCAAAGAGGCCACTGACAATG GTGAGCGGATAGCACTTGCAGGAGATGTCGTTCAGAGCCCTCCCAGCATCCACATCTCCAAACGCCTACTCTTTTCCATAGTGCATGAGAAATCAG AAAAATGGGACGCCTtcatcagagagacagaggacaTCAACACACTACGGGAGTGCGTGCAGATCCTGTTTAATAGTCGCTACG CTGAAGCGTTGGGTTTGGATCACATGGTCCCTGTGCCGTACCGGAAGATCGCCTGCGATCCGGAAGCGGTCGAGATCATCGGAATACCAGACAAGATTCCCTTTAAGAGACCTTGCACTTACGGAGTGCCTAAACTCAAACGAATCTTGGAAGAGAGACACGGCGTCCGTTTTGTCGTGAGACG GATGTTTGATGAGCGAATCTTCACTG CTGCAGGGAAAGTTGCTAAGGAGGAAGGCAAGCAGGATGGCTCCTCCCCTGAAGACGGCTTCCCAGAAGGGCTTAGGGTGCCGAGCTCCGCCCTCGAGCTGGTCAGCAACACCCACAGCAGCAG ATCCACCAGTTCCTGTGTCAGTCCCTTGGCAGACTGTGAAGCAG ggCCTTCGGGAGACTGCGTACCTTTAAAAAAGGTCAAAACAGAGCCACCAGATGGAGAAATCATTCAGGTCACTGTACCAG AGAACACCGCAGCACCGGAGGAGCCAAACGAGCCTCAGGTTGAACTTGTGACCCCTGATCTCCGGCGCCCCCTGGAGCCTCTAGCAG TCGAAGAGCTGGTGCAGAAGTCAGCGTCGCAAGGTCTCAAAAGAGTTGTTGAAG AAGACATCGGAGAGATGATTCTCCAGCTGCGAAAGCAAGTGGAGAGCCTCTTCAGCACGAAATACG CGGAGGCTCTGGGCCTGCCCGAACCCGTGAAGGTACCCTACTCAAAGTTCCAGATGTATCCCGAGGACCTGTACGTCACAGGACTACCGGAAGGGATCACGTTCCGGAGACCGAACTGCTTCGGAGCAGCCAAACTTCGGAAGATTCTCAGTTCTAGTAACCAGATCCAGTTTTTTATCAATAG GCCAGATTTGCTAACTGAAACTCAACTGAAACATGAACCTCCATCGCAGGCGATTTGTGATCCAG AATGCGATCCTAAAGACAGCCTGTTGGAAGACCCTGGACCCGCCGCCAAGAGACCGGGATTCTTAG ACAGCTTAGAGGCCAAACTGTCTCGCATCGACTTGGCCAACACACTAAGGGAGCAGGTCCAGGATCTGTTCAACAGGAAGTACGGCGAAGCACTGGGCATCAAGTATCCCGTGCAAGTGCCTTACAAGAGGATCAAGAGCAACCCTGGCTCGGTGATAATCGAGGGCCTGCCTCCGGGAATCCCCTTCAGGAAACCCTGCACGTTCGGCTCGCAGAACCTCGAGAGGATACTGGCGGTGGCTGACAAGATCTCCTTTACCATTATGAG GCCTTTCCAAGGACTTATTCCCAAACCAG CACCAAGAAGAATCACTTTATTGAAGAAGGCGTACTCGTCAATAAGTG AAGAGGAAGACATCAATCGCATGGGTGAAAAAGTTATATTGAGAGAACAAGTGAAGGAGCTGTTCAATAAGAAATACG gAGAAGCTCTAGGTCTGGACCGACCTGTCGTCGTCCCTTACAAGTTGATCCGAGCCAGTCCCGACTCCCTGGAGGTGTGCGGACTTCCAGAAGATATTCTTTTTAGAAACCCTAACACCTACGACATCATTCGATTGGAGAAGATTCTTGAGGCTAGAGATGACATAACTATCAATATCAAAACACCTTTACA gcCTTTTGTACAGCTTTGTCCACAGACTTCAAGTTCAG AATCAAATGAAGTCGCAGTGAATCGTCGCAAACGAAAACGAGTACTGGATAGCAGTCGAAGTGTCCCAGCTCCAGGAGCGGACCCTGCCAATTCAACCAACCAGATTCCAGTAATG CAATGGCCCATGTACATGGTGGACTACAGCGGAGTCAACGTGCAAGTTCCAGGCAAGGTTAAATACTAA
- the gtf2ird1 gene encoding general transcription factor II-I repeat domain-containing protein 1 isoform X8, with amino-acid sequence MAQLRKPGCDGMRLNSRAELRGPQTSARHEILTSLVSALDSVCTAMSKLNAEVACVTVHEDSVIAVGTEKGRIFLNSRKEIQTDFHKFCRVSCLQALNSISSHAKVPDTESSRTGKDGLPPAKQQRALTDAHSNIFVLRKMVEEVFSVLYSEAVGKSSLVPVPYEWIQKEPGAVLVHGLPDGVTLRRPADYDTKTLMKILEQSNRIRFIVKRVPDEAQRDGKSCPETNHHPSPAVKSASNHTPVKTPAQEVPASSSMLSSFLYGMPVPSQTHPDAKGDPKPSVLHTLVKERQAAWAPVDEKATPPKEATDNGERIALAGDVVQSPPSIHISKRLLFSIVHEKSEKWDAFIRETEDINTLRECVQILFNSRYAEALGLDHMVPVPYRKIACDPEAVEIIGIPDKIPFKRPCTYGVPKLKRILEERHGVRFVVRRMFDERIFTAAGKVAKEEGKQDGSSPEDGFPEGLRVPSSALELVSNTHSSRSTSSCVSPLADCEAGPSGDCVPLKKVKTEPPDGEIIQVTVPENTAAPEEPNEPQVELVTPDLRRPLEPLAVEELVQKSASQGLKRVVEEDIGEMILQLRKQVESLFSTKYAEALGLPEPVKVPYSKFQMYPEDLYVTGLPEGITFRRPNCFGAAKLRKILSSSNQIQFFINRPDLLTETQLKHEPPSQAICDPECDPKDSLLEDPGPAAKRPGFLDSLEAKLSRIDLANTLREQVQDLFNRKYGEALGIKYPVQVPYKRIKSNPGSVIIEGLPPGIPFRKPCTFGSQNLERILAVADKISFTIMRPFQGLIPKPAPRRITLLKKAYSSISAEEEDINRMGEKVILREQVKELFNKKYGEALGLDRPVVVPYKLIRASPDSLEVCGLPEDILFRNPNTYDIIRLEKILEARDDITINIKTPLQPFVQLCPQTSSSESNEVAVNRRKRKRVLDSSRSVPAPGADPANSTNQIPVMQWPMYMVDYSGVNVQVPGKVKY; translated from the exons ATGGCGCAGCTGCGGAAGCCGGGCTGTGACGGGATGAGACTGAACTCTCGTGCCGAGCTCCGCGGGCCACAGACATCTGCCAGACACGAAATCCTCACCAGCTTAGTGTCGGCGCTGGACTCTGTG TGCACCGCTATGTCCAAGCTGAACGCGGAGGTGGCCTGCGTCACCGTGCACGAGGATAGTGTGATCGCTGTAGGAACAGAAAAAGGGAGAATTTTCCTCAATTCCAGGAAAGAAATCCAGACAGACTTTCACAAATTCTGCA GGGTCTCCTGTCTGCAGGCATTAAATTCAATCAGCTCCCACGCCAAAGTTCCAGATACAGAAAGCAGCCGGACTGGTAAAGATGGTTTACCACCAGCTAAACAGCAGCGAGCCTTAACAGACGCTCACTCCAATATCTTTGTCCTGAGGAAGATGGTGGAAGAAGTCTTCAGCGTACTTTATA GTGAGGCTGTAGGGAAGAGCAGCCTGGTCCCCGTGCCTTATGAGTGGATTCAGAAAGAGCCTGGTGCTGTGCTCGTTCACGGCCTCCCCGATGGTGTGACCCTTAGAAGACCTGCTGATTACGACACCAAGACCTTAATGAAGATCCTGGAGCAGAGCAACCGCATTCGCTTTATCGTCAAACG AGTGCCAGACGAGGCCCAGCGCGATGGTAAATCCTGTCCGGAAACCAATCACCACCCCTCTCCTGCTGTTAAGAGTGCCAGCAACCACACGCCTGTTAAAACCCCCGCACAGGAAGTGCCTGCTAGCAGCTCCATGCTCTCCAGCTTCCTGTATGGAATGCCTGTGCCTTCCCAGACACACCCAGATGCTAAGGGCGATCCGAAGCCCTCGGTGCTGCACACCCTCGTCAAGGAACGGCAAGCAGCCTGGGCACCAGTCGACGAGAAGGCCACTCCACCCAAAGAGGCCACTGACAATG GTGAGCGGATAGCACTTGCAGGAGATGTCGTTCAGAGCCCTCCCAGCATCCACATCTCCAAACGCCTACTCTTTTCCATAGTGCATGAGAAATCAG AAAAATGGGACGCCTtcatcagagagacagaggacaTCAACACACTACGGGAGTGCGTGCAGATCCTGTTTAATAGTCGCTACG CTGAAGCGTTGGGTTTGGATCACATGGTCCCTGTGCCGTACCGGAAGATCGCCTGCGATCCGGAAGCGGTCGAGATCATCGGAATACCAGACAAGATTCCCTTTAAGAGACCTTGCACTTACGGAGTGCCTAAACTCAAACGAATCTTGGAAGAGAGACACGGCGTCCGTTTTGTCGTGAGACG GATGTTTGATGAGCGAATCTTCACTG CTGCAGGGAAAGTTGCTAAGGAGGAAGGCAAGCAGGATGGCTCCTCCCCTGAAGACGGCTTCCCAGAAGGGCTTAGGGTGCCGAGCTCCGCCCTCGAGCTGGTCAGCAACACCCACAGCAGCAG ATCCACCAGTTCCTGTGTCAGTCCCTTGGCAGACTGTGAAGCAG ggCCTTCGGGAGACTGCGTACCTTTAAAAAAGGTCAAAACAGAGCCACCAGATGGAGAAATCATTCAGGTCACTGTACCAG AGAACACCGCAGCACCGGAGGAGCCAAACGAGCCTCAGGTTGAACTTGTGACCCCTGATCTCCGGCGCCCCCTGGAGCCTCTAGCAG TCGAAGAGCTGGTGCAGAAGTCAGCGTCGCAAGGTCTCAAAAGAGTTGTTGAAG AAGACATCGGAGAGATGATTCTCCAGCTGCGAAAGCAAGTGGAGAGCCTCTTCAGCACGAAATACG CGGAGGCTCTGGGCCTGCCCGAACCCGTGAAGGTACCCTACTCAAAGTTCCAGATGTATCCCGAGGACCTGTACGTCACAGGACTACCGGAAGGGATCACGTTCCGGAGACCGAACTGCTTCGGAGCAGCCAAACTTCGGAAGATTCTCAGTTCTAGTAACCAGATCCAGTTTTTTATCAATAG GCCAGATTTGCTAACTGAAACTCAACTGAAACATGAACCTCCATCGCAGGCGATTTGTGATCCAG AATGCGATCCTAAAGACAGCCTGTTGGAAGACCCTGGACCCGCCGCCAAGAGACCGGGATTCTTAG ACAGCTTAGAGGCCAAACTGTCTCGCATCGACTTGGCCAACACACTAAGGGAGCAGGTCCAGGATCTGTTCAACAGGAAGTACGGCGAAGCACTGGGCATCAAGTATCCCGTGCAAGTGCCTTACAAGAGGATCAAGAGCAACCCTGGCTCGGTGATAATCGAGGGCCTGCCTCCGGGAATCCCCTTCAGGAAACCCTGCACGTTCGGCTCGCAGAACCTCGAGAGGATACTGGCGGTGGCTGACAAGATCTCCTTTACCATTATGAG GCCTTTCCAAGGACTTATTCCCAAACCAG CACCAAGAAGAATCACTTTATTGAAGAAGGCGTACTCGTCAATAAGTG CAGAAGAGGAAGACATCAATCGCATGGGTGAAAAAGTTATATTGAGAGAACAAGTGAAGGAGCTGTTCAATAAGAAATACG gAGAAGCTCTAGGTCTGGACCGACCTGTCGTCGTCCCTTACAAGTTGATCCGAGCCAGTCCCGACTCCCTGGAGGTGTGCGGACTTCCAGAAGATATTCTTTTTAGAAACCCTAACACCTACGACATCATTCGATTGGAGAAGATTCTTGAGGCTAGAGATGACATAACTATCAATATCAAAACACCTTTACA gcCTTTTGTACAGCTTTGTCCACAGACTTCAAGTTCAG AATCAAATGAAGTCGCAGTGAATCGTCGCAAACGAAAACGAGTACTGGATAGCAGTCGAAGTGTCCCAGCTCCAGGAGCGGACCCTGCCAATTCAACCAACCAGATTCCAGTAATG CAATGGCCCATGTACATGGTGGACTACAGCGGAGTCAACGTGCAAGTTCCAGGCAAGGTTAAATACTAA
- the gtf2ird1 gene encoding general transcription factor II-I repeat domain-containing protein 1 isoform X5 codes for MAQLRKPGCDGMRLNSRAELRGPQTSARHEILTSLVSALDSVCTAMSKLNAEVACVTVHEDSVIAVGTEKGRIFLNSRKEIQTDFHKFCRVSCLQALNSISSHAKVPDTESSRTGKDGLPPAKQQRALTDAHSNIFVLRKMVEEVFSVLYSEAVGKSSLVPVPYEWIQKEPGAVLVHGLPDGVTLRRPADYDTKTLMKILEQSNRIRFIVKRVPDEAQRDGKSCPETNHHPSPAVKSASNHTPVKTPAQEVPASSSMLSSFLYGMPVPSQTHPDAKGDPKPSVLHTLVKERQAAWAPVDEKATPPKEATDNGERIALAGDVVQSPPSIHISKRLLFSIVHEKSEKWDAFIRETEDINTLRECVQILFNSRYAEALGLDHMVPVPYRKIACDPEAVEIIGIPDKIPFKRPCTYGVPKLKRILEERHGVRFVVRRMFDERIFTAAGKVAKEEGKQDGSSPEDGFPEGLRVPSSALELVSNTHSSRSTSSCVSPLADCEAENVFLGPSGDCVPLKKVKTEPPDGEIIQVTVPENTAAPEEPNEPQVELVTPDLRRPLEPLAVEELVQKSASQGLKRVVEEDIGEMILQLRKQVESLFSTKYAEALGLPEPVKVPYSKFQMYPEDLYVTGLPEGITFRRPNCFGAAKLRKILSSSNQIQFFINRPDLLTETQLKHEPPSQAICDPECDPKDSLLEDPGPAAKRPGFLDSLEAKLSRIDLANTLREQVQDLFNRKYGEALGIKYPVQVPYKRIKSNPGSVIIEGLPPGIPFRKPCTFGSQNLERILAVADKISFTIMRPFQGLIPKPAPRRITLLKKAYSSISEEEDINRMGEKVILREQVKELFNKKYGEALGLDRPVVVPYKLIRASPDSLEVCGLPEDILFRNPNTYDIIRLEKILEARDDITINIKTPLQPFVQLCPQTSSSESNEVAVNRRKRKRVLDSSRSVPAPGADPANSTNQIPVMQWPMYMVDYSGVNVQVPGKVKY; via the exons ATGGCGCAGCTGCGGAAGCCGGGCTGTGACGGGATGAGACTGAACTCTCGTGCCGAGCTCCGCGGGCCACAGACATCTGCCAGACACGAAATCCTCACCAGCTTAGTGTCGGCGCTGGACTCTGTG TGCACCGCTATGTCCAAGCTGAACGCGGAGGTGGCCTGCGTCACCGTGCACGAGGATAGTGTGATCGCTGTAGGAACAGAAAAAGGGAGAATTTTCCTCAATTCCAGGAAAGAAATCCAGACAGACTTTCACAAATTCTGCA GGGTCTCCTGTCTGCAGGCATTAAATTCAATCAGCTCCCACGCCAAAGTTCCAGATACAGAAAGCAGCCGGACTGGTAAAGATGGTTTACCACCAGCTAAACAGCAGCGAGCCTTAACAGACGCTCACTCCAATATCTTTGTCCTGAGGAAGATGGTGGAAGAAGTCTTCAGCGTACTTTATA GTGAGGCTGTAGGGAAGAGCAGCCTGGTCCCCGTGCCTTATGAGTGGATTCAGAAAGAGCCTGGTGCTGTGCTCGTTCACGGCCTCCCCGATGGTGTGACCCTTAGAAGACCTGCTGATTACGACACCAAGACCTTAATGAAGATCCTGGAGCAGAGCAACCGCATTCGCTTTATCGTCAAACG AGTGCCAGACGAGGCCCAGCGCGATGGTAAATCCTGTCCGGAAACCAATCACCACCCCTCTCCTGCTGTTAAGAGTGCCAGCAACCACACGCCTGTTAAAACCCCCGCACAGGAAGTGCCTGCTAGCAGCTCCATGCTCTCCAGCTTCCTGTATGGAATGCCTGTGCCTTCCCAGACACACCCAGATGCTAAGGGCGATCCGAAGCCCTCGGTGCTGCACACCCTCGTCAAGGAACGGCAAGCAGCCTGGGCACCAGTCGACGAGAAGGCCACTCCACCCAAAGAGGCCACTGACAATG GTGAGCGGATAGCACTTGCAGGAGATGTCGTTCAGAGCCCTCCCAGCATCCACATCTCCAAACGCCTACTCTTTTCCATAGTGCATGAGAAATCAG AAAAATGGGACGCCTtcatcagagagacagaggacaTCAACACACTACGGGAGTGCGTGCAGATCCTGTTTAATAGTCGCTACG CTGAAGCGTTGGGTTTGGATCACATGGTCCCTGTGCCGTACCGGAAGATCGCCTGCGATCCGGAAGCGGTCGAGATCATCGGAATACCAGACAAGATTCCCTTTAAGAGACCTTGCACTTACGGAGTGCCTAAACTCAAACGAATCTTGGAAGAGAGACACGGCGTCCGTTTTGTCGTGAGACG GATGTTTGATGAGCGAATCTTCACTG CTGCAGGGAAAGTTGCTAAGGAGGAAGGCAAGCAGGATGGCTCCTCCCCTGAAGACGGCTTCCCAGAAGGGCTTAGGGTGCCGAGCTCCGCCCTCGAGCTGGTCAGCAACACCCACAGCAGCAG ATCCACCAGTTCCTGTGTCAGTCCCTTGGCAGACTGTGAAGCAG aaaatgtgtttttagggCCTTCGGGAGACTGCGTACCTTTAAAAAAGGTCAAAACAGAGCCACCAGATGGAGAAATCATTCAGGTCACTGTACCAG AGAACACCGCAGCACCGGAGGAGCCAAACGAGCCTCAGGTTGAACTTGTGACCCCTGATCTCCGGCGCCCCCTGGAGCCTCTAGCAG TCGAAGAGCTGGTGCAGAAGTCAGCGTCGCAAGGTCTCAAAAGAGTTGTTGAAG AAGACATCGGAGAGATGATTCTCCAGCTGCGAAAGCAAGTGGAGAGCCTCTTCAGCACGAAATACG CGGAGGCTCTGGGCCTGCCCGAACCCGTGAAGGTACCCTACTCAAAGTTCCAGATGTATCCCGAGGACCTGTACGTCACAGGACTACCGGAAGGGATCACGTTCCGGAGACCGAACTGCTTCGGAGCAGCCAAACTTCGGAAGATTCTCAGTTCTAGTAACCAGATCCAGTTTTTTATCAATAG GCCAGATTTGCTAACTGAAACTCAACTGAAACATGAACCTCCATCGCAGGCGATTTGTGATCCAG AATGCGATCCTAAAGACAGCCTGTTGGAAGACCCTGGACCCGCCGCCAAGAGACCGGGATTCTTAG ACAGCTTAGAGGCCAAACTGTCTCGCATCGACTTGGCCAACACACTAAGGGAGCAGGTCCAGGATCTGTTCAACAGGAAGTACGGCGAAGCACTGGGCATCAAGTATCCCGTGCAAGTGCCTTACAAGAGGATCAAGAGCAACCCTGGCTCGGTGATAATCGAGGGCCTGCCTCCGGGAATCCCCTTCAGGAAACCCTGCACGTTCGGCTCGCAGAACCTCGAGAGGATACTGGCGGTGGCTGACAAGATCTCCTTTACCATTATGAG GCCTTTCCAAGGACTTATTCCCAAACCAG CACCAAGAAGAATCACTTTATTGAAGAAGGCGTACTCGTCAATAAGTG AAGAGGAAGACATCAATCGCATGGGTGAAAAAGTTATATTGAGAGAACAAGTGAAGGAGCTGTTCAATAAGAAATACG gAGAAGCTCTAGGTCTGGACCGACCTGTCGTCGTCCCTTACAAGTTGATCCGAGCCAGTCCCGACTCCCTGGAGGTGTGCGGACTTCCAGAAGATATTCTTTTTAGAAACCCTAACACCTACGACATCATTCGATTGGAGAAGATTCTTGAGGCTAGAGATGACATAACTATCAATATCAAAACACCTTTACA gcCTTTTGTACAGCTTTGTCCACAGACTTCAAGTTCAG AATCAAATGAAGTCGCAGTGAATCGTCGCAAACGAAAACGAGTACTGGATAGCAGTCGAAGTGTCCCAGCTCCAGGAGCGGACCCTGCCAATTCAACCAACCAGATTCCAGTAATG CAATGGCCCATGTACATGGTGGACTACAGCGGAGTCAACGTGCAAGTTCCAGGCAAGGTTAAATACTAA